A window of Corallococcus macrosporus DSM 14697 contains these coding sequences:
- a CDS encoding isopenicillin N synthase family dioxygenase — protein MSPSPRRIPIVNLSHYRTGTPQERARFVQVFGDGIKEFGFVTVEGHGIDDGLIRRTYTDVERFFSLPEATKAQYAQAAHGGQRGYIGYGQEHAKNRQVGDLKEFWHVGRELPPEHRYRERYGPNVWPTEVPTFREHTLSLFNALDGAAGVMLQALAEYFGVARDTFSGMATDGNSVLRLIHYPPLKERFIPGGVRAAEHEDINLITLLCEGTAGGLELLTRDGEWLPVDTLRGQIVVDSGDMLSRVTNEIIPATTHRVVNPRGKEEDTVRYSMPFFVHPYADCVLQALPCTQTADSPARHAPITADAFLKQRLRENGLLK, from the coding sequence ATGTCGCCATCCCCGCGCCGCATCCCCATCGTCAACCTGTCCCACTACCGCACGGGCACACCCCAGGAGCGGGCCCGCTTCGTTCAGGTGTTCGGCGACGGCATCAAGGAGTTCGGCTTCGTCACGGTGGAAGGCCACGGCATCGACGACGGCCTCATCCGCCGCACGTACACGGACGTGGAGCGCTTCTTCTCCCTGCCGGAGGCCACCAAGGCCCAGTACGCCCAGGCCGCCCACGGCGGTCAGCGCGGCTACATCGGCTACGGCCAGGAGCACGCCAAGAATCGCCAGGTGGGTGACTTGAAGGAGTTCTGGCACGTGGGCCGCGAGCTGCCGCCCGAGCACAGGTACCGCGAGCGCTATGGCCCCAACGTCTGGCCCACCGAGGTGCCCACCTTCCGCGAGCACACGCTGTCGCTCTTCAACGCGTTGGATGGCGCGGCGGGCGTCATGCTCCAGGCGCTCGCCGAGTACTTCGGCGTGGCGCGCGACACCTTCAGCGGCATGGCCACCGACGGCAACTCCGTGCTGCGGCTCATCCACTACCCGCCGCTGAAGGAGCGCTTCATCCCCGGAGGCGTGCGCGCCGCCGAGCACGAGGACATCAACCTCATCACCCTGCTCTGCGAGGGCACCGCGGGCGGCCTGGAGCTGCTCACCCGCGACGGAGAATGGCTCCCGGTGGACACGCTGCGTGGGCAGATTGTCGTCGACTCGGGCGACATGCTCAGCCGCGTGACGAACGAAATCATCCCCGCCACCACGCACCGGGTGGTGAACCCGCGCGGCAAGGAAGAGGACACGGTGCGCTACTCGATGCCCTTCTTCGTCCACCCGTATGCCGACTGCGTGCTCCAGGCCCTGCCCTGCACCCAGACGGCGGACTCACCGGCGCGGCATGCCCCCATCACCGCGGATGCCTTCCTCAAGCAGCGCCTGCGTGAGAATGGCCTGCTGAAGTAA
- a CDS encoding serine/threonine-protein kinase: protein MPEVSSGGGCAVCGRRHGTEASCPTLVRADVGGGGTARPRCAPTVEAQDPLVGTRCGSFRLTRRLGRGGMGSVYLGEHVSIGSRVAVKVLHAHLTMYPELVQRFHAEARAVNLIGHENIVSIFDMDAAPPRPYLIMELLDGSPLSAWVGTPLAAGAVVSVLSQVCDALQAAHARGIVHRDLKPDNIFLVRRKRSAPFVKVLDFGIAKLADAHMPQTHAGIIVGTPEYMAPEQSLGRGVDGRADLYALGVIAYQLLTGRLPFNDEGLTAQLVAHQLRPPPPPSSVYPAVSAALEHVILRALAKKPEDRYPSIAAFRDALQVALVEHQRVSARKTRPGGHPVLEQAPVASMARVQARLPSGSRAGPLPSLLAGAPLRRPPSAAPTASPRASNVEVPVQVVLRPGESPVRLRGSGLSRGGLFLHGGRFLPPLCARLPVVLELASGPLSVMCEVVRLVPPAQARVWGMPTGFGVQFVEATAVLKAAVDALLQGDPVREAPSAPSAEDPAVARLLEAWRQRSAGDAYAVLALDQDSDMVTVRLRTREAWRSLESLEQHPLTPPQRAQVDALRVRVREAAEALGATAHRALYDAWRGNHRGVAKCLEAGLTAEQLESLRREFLSRRPQAMGSARIHFQSGGALEREGRLSQALEQYERGLRLAPLEVDMLQRYRRLRRVLGGRPAVAGHDRARSP from the coding sequence ATGCCCGAGGTGAGCAGCGGTGGCGGGTGTGCGGTGTGTGGCCGGCGGCATGGGACGGAGGCCTCGTGTCCGACGCTGGTGCGCGCGGACGTGGGGGGTGGAGGGACGGCGCGTCCCAGGTGCGCCCCGACGGTGGAGGCACAGGACCCCTTGGTGGGGACCCGGTGCGGGAGCTTCCGGTTGACGCGGCGCCTGGGCCGAGGCGGCATGGGCTCCGTCTACCTGGGCGAGCACGTCTCGATTGGCAGCCGGGTCGCGGTGAAGGTGCTGCACGCGCACCTGACGATGTACCCGGAGCTGGTGCAGCGCTTCCATGCGGAGGCGCGGGCGGTGAACCTCATCGGCCACGAGAACATCGTCAGCATCTTCGACATGGATGCCGCGCCGCCGCGCCCCTACCTCATCATGGAGCTGCTGGATGGCTCCCCGTTGTCCGCGTGGGTGGGCACGCCCCTGGCCGCGGGCGCGGTCGTCTCGGTGTTGTCGCAGGTGTGCGACGCGCTCCAGGCCGCGCATGCGCGAGGCATCGTCCACCGCGACTTGAAGCCGGACAACATCTTCCTGGTCCGCCGCAAGCGGAGCGCTCCCTTCGTGAAGGTGTTGGATTTCGGCATCGCCAAGCTGGCGGACGCGCACATGCCGCAGACGCACGCGGGCATCATCGTGGGGACGCCTGAATACATGGCCCCCGAGCAGTCCCTGGGGCGGGGCGTGGATGGCCGCGCGGACCTGTACGCCCTGGGCGTCATCGCCTATCAGCTCCTCACCGGCCGGCTTCCCTTCAACGACGAGGGCCTGACGGCGCAGCTCGTGGCCCATCAGCTCCGGCCGCCGCCGCCGCCCAGCTCGGTGTATCCGGCGGTGTCCGCGGCGCTGGAGCACGTCATCCTGCGCGCGCTGGCCAAGAAGCCCGAGGACCGGTACCCGTCCATCGCCGCGTTCCGCGACGCGTTGCAGGTGGCCCTCGTCGAGCACCAGCGCGTGTCGGCGCGGAAGACGCGCCCGGGAGGACACCCGGTGCTCGAGCAGGCGCCCGTCGCGTCCATGGCGCGCGTCCAGGCTCGGCTCCCATCGGGCTCGCGAGCGGGGCCATTGCCTTCCCTGCTGGCGGGCGCGCCCCTGCGCCGCCCGCCCTCCGCCGCACCCACGGCGTCACCTCGCGCCTCCAACGTGGAGGTGCCGGTGCAGGTCGTCCTGCGTCCAGGAGAGAGCCCCGTGCGGCTGCGGGGCAGCGGCTTGTCGCGGGGCGGTCTGTTCCTCCATGGCGGGCGCTTCCTGCCACCGCTGTGCGCGCGGTTGCCCGTGGTGCTGGAGCTGGCGTCGGGGCCGCTGTCCGTCATGTGTGAGGTGGTGCGGCTCGTTCCACCCGCGCAGGCCCGCGTGTGGGGGATGCCCACCGGCTTCGGCGTCCAGTTCGTGGAGGCCACCGCCGTGCTCAAGGCCGCGGTGGATGCGCTCCTCCAGGGAGACCCGGTGCGCGAGGCCCCCTCCGCGCCGTCCGCCGAGGATCCGGCCGTGGCGCGCCTGCTGGAGGCCTGGCGTCAGCGCTCGGCCGGGGACGCGTACGCGGTGCTGGCGCTGGATCAGGACTCGGACATGGTCACGGTGCGCCTGCGGACCCGCGAGGCCTGGCGCTCCCTGGAGTCCCTGGAGCAGCATCCGCTGACGCCTCCCCAGCGCGCCCAGGTGGACGCGCTCCGCGTCCGCGTCCGGGAGGCGGCCGAGGCCCTGGGCGCCACGGCGCACCGCGCCCTCTACGATGCCTGGCGCGGCAATCACCGCGGCGTGGCGAAGTGCCTGGAGGCCGGGCTGACCGCCGAGCAGCTCGAGTCCCTGCGGCGCGAGTTCCTGTCGCGCAGGCCCCAGGCCATGGGCTCGGCGCGGATCCACTTCCAGTCCGGGGGCGCCCTGGAGCGCGAGGGCCGCCTCTCCCAGGCGCTGGAGCAGTACGAGCGGGGGTTGAGGCTCGCGCCGCTGGAGGTGGACATGCTCCAGCGCTACCGCAGGCTCCGCCGGGTGCTGGGCGGGCGGCCGGCGGTGGCCGGACATGACAGGGCCCGGTCACCTTGA
- the rplU gene encoding 50S ribosomal protein L21, whose protein sequence is MYAVIRTGGKQYRVAEGDVVRIEKIAGDVGAEVTFTEILMLGGSDSPKVGQPTVAGAKVVGKVLAQDKHRRVLHFRKEKEGWTRRRGHRQPYTEVKVTSIAG, encoded by the coding sequence ATGTACGCAGTGATTCGCACGGGCGGGAAGCAGTACCGCGTCGCCGAGGGCGACGTGGTCCGGATCGAGAAGATCGCGGGCGACGTCGGGGCCGAAGTGACCTTCACGGAGATCCTGATGCTCGGTGGTTCGGACAGCCCGAAGGTGGGCCAGCCGACCGTCGCGGGCGCCAAGGTCGTGGGCAAGGTCCTGGCTCAGGACAAGCACCGCCGCGTCCTCCACTTCCGGAAGGAGAAGGAGGGCTGGACCCGCCGCCGCGGTCACCGTCAGCCGTACACCGAGGTGAAGGTCACCTCCATCGCCGGCTAG
- the rpmA gene encoding 50S ribosomal protein L27 has protein sequence MAHKKGQGSSRNGRDSNPQYRGVKVYGGETVSAGSILVRQLGTVIHAGANVKLGRDFTLYSVVDGVVKYERLGRDRKKVSVYPAAAEQASA, from the coding sequence ATGGCTCATAAAAAGGGACAGGGTTCTTCGCGCAACGGCCGCGATTCCAACCCGCAGTATCGTGGCGTGAAGGTGTACGGCGGTGAGACGGTGTCGGCGGGCAGCATCCTCGTCCGTCAGCTCGGCACGGTCATCCACGCCGGCGCCAACGTGAAGCTCGGCCGCGACTTCACCCTCTACTCGGTGGTGGACGGCGTGGTGAAGTACGAGCGCCTGGGCCGCGACCGGAAGAAGGTCTCGGTCTACCCGGCCGCCGCTGAGCAGGCGAGCGCCTGA
- the obgE gene encoding GTPase ObgE → MKFVDEVRIFVKAGDGGNGAVSFRREKYIERGGPNGGDGGNGGSVVFVADPQLTTLLDYRYQQHHRAKNGEHGMGSDCNGRAADDMVLKVPVGTLVKDANTEELLVDLSEAGQRWVAAKGGRGGLGNMNFATSTRQTPRFAQDGTKGEEITLRLELKLLADVGLLGFPNAGKSTFISRVSRARPKVADYPFTTLVPNLGMVQYKDGLSFVMADIPGIIEGASEGVGLGHQFLRHVERCKVLIHLIDMGAEGEGRAPLQDFDVLNAELEKYSPELASKPQVVAANKLDLPDAQARLEDFTEALRERGIRVYPVSCATGEGMQPLMDSVAEVLFTGRTEKLHVEVLAKAARARKAREGAKAKVPSAPTHEAQAQVSTAKTREEQEFEAEFAALEAAEAQASKALEEGASPGAPAPSRKQGTAAAKKAAAGRTGTAASAKKAAAGKAGAAAAKKAAAGKAGTAASKKAAAGTAASAKKAAAGKAGTKKGASARNAGTASAKKAAAGKAGTAAAKKAAAGKAGTAAAKKAAAGKAGTAAAKKAAAGKAGTAAAKKAAAGKAGTKKGASARKAGPAVAKKPPARKAGAAAAKKGASAGKAAAKSSARKSGTVAAKKVAAVKSPARKSGASAAKKSSARKSGSAGKAATKKPSASKSATKRAPARRSAGGRS, encoded by the coding sequence ATGAAGTTCGTCGACGAGGTCCGCATCTTCGTGAAGGCGGGAGATGGCGGCAACGGCGCCGTCTCGTTCCGGCGGGAGAAGTACATCGAGCGCGGTGGCCCCAATGGCGGGGATGGCGGCAACGGCGGCTCCGTCGTCTTCGTGGCGGACCCGCAGCTCACCACGCTGCTCGACTACCGCTACCAGCAGCACCACCGCGCCAAGAATGGCGAGCACGGCATGGGCAGCGACTGTAACGGCCGCGCCGCCGACGACATGGTGCTCAAGGTGCCGGTGGGCACGCTGGTGAAGGACGCCAACACGGAAGAGCTGTTGGTGGACCTCAGCGAGGCCGGCCAGCGCTGGGTGGCGGCGAAGGGCGGGCGCGGCGGCCTGGGCAACATGAACTTCGCGACGTCCACGCGCCAGACGCCTCGCTTCGCCCAGGACGGGACGAAGGGCGAGGAGATCACGCTGCGGCTGGAGCTGAAGCTGCTGGCGGACGTGGGGCTCCTGGGCTTCCCCAACGCGGGCAAGAGCACGTTCATCTCCCGCGTGAGCCGGGCGCGGCCGAAGGTGGCCGACTACCCCTTCACCACGCTGGTCCCCAACCTGGGCATGGTCCAGTACAAGGACGGCCTGTCCTTCGTGATGGCGGACATCCCCGGCATCATCGAGGGTGCCAGCGAGGGCGTGGGCCTGGGTCACCAGTTCCTGCGGCACGTGGAGCGGTGCAAGGTGCTGATCCACCTCATCGACATGGGGGCGGAGGGCGAAGGCCGCGCGCCGCTGCAGGACTTCGACGTGCTCAACGCGGAGCTGGAGAAGTACAGCCCGGAGCTGGCGTCCAAGCCGCAGGTGGTGGCGGCCAACAAGCTGGACCTGCCCGACGCGCAGGCCCGGCTGGAGGACTTCACGGAGGCGCTGCGCGAGCGTGGCATCCGCGTCTATCCCGTGTCCTGCGCCACCGGCGAGGGCATGCAGCCGCTGATGGACTCCGTGGCCGAGGTGCTCTTCACCGGCCGCACCGAGAAGCTCCACGTCGAGGTGCTCGCGAAGGCGGCCCGGGCGCGGAAGGCCAGGGAGGGCGCCAAGGCGAAGGTTCCCTCGGCGCCGACGCATGAGGCGCAGGCGCAGGTCTCCACCGCGAAGACGCGTGAGGAGCAGGAGTTCGAGGCCGAGTTTGCCGCGCTGGAGGCAGCGGAGGCCCAGGCGAGCAAGGCGCTCGAAGAGGGGGCTTCGCCCGGGGCGCCGGCTCCGTCGCGCAAGCAGGGCACCGCGGCCGCGAAGAAGGCCGCCGCGGGGCGGACAGGCACCGCTGCTTCCGCGAAGAAGGCTGCGGCGGGCAAGGCGGGCGCTGCTGCCGCGAAGAAGGCTGCGGCGGGCAAGGCGGGCACTGCTGCCTCGAAGAAGGCTGCGGCGGGCACCGCTGCTTCCGCGAAGAAGGCTGCGGCGGGCAAGGCGGGCACGAAGAAGGGCGCTTCGGCGCGCAATGCGGGCACTGCTTCCGCGAAGAAGGCTGCGGCGGGCAAGGCGGGCACTGCTGCCGCGAAGAAGGCTGCGGCGGGCAAGGCGGGCACTGCTGCCGCGAAGAAGGCTGCGGCGGGCAAGGCGGGCACTGCTGCCGCGAAGAAGGCTGCGGCGGGCAAGGCGGGCACTGCTGCCGCGAAGAAGGCTGCGGCGGGCAAGGCGGGCACGAAGAAGGGCGCTTCGGCACGCAAGGCGGGCCCTGCGGTCGCGAAGAAGCCCCCGGCTCGCAAGGCAGGCGCCGCAGCCGCGAAGAAGGGCGCTTCGGCGGGCAAGGCAGCCGCGAAGTCCTCGGCCCGGAAGTCGGGCACCGTGGCTGCGAAGAAGGTCGCCGCGGTGAAGTCGCCGGCGCGCAAGTCAGGCGCTTCGGCGGCGAAGAAGTCCTCCGCGCGCAAGAGCGGCTCCGCGGGCAAGGCCGCGACGAAGAAGCCGTCCGCGAGCAAGTCCGCCACGAAGCGCGCTCCGGCGCGCAGGTCGGCCGGCGGGAGGAGCTGA
- a CDS encoding TrmH family RNA methyltransferase produces MSGGGARYERYEREQFEPEQFLLDVRKEKIDRVVSHRTRNFTVVLDRLEDSFNMAAVLRTCESMGVQEVHIVINPEAPFVPNSRVAQGCDKWLDVKLYKSFAECREHLKSRGFSLYASAIQDGATSLYTLRFDGKMALVFGNERHGVSDEVLAGVDGTFWVPMKGFSQSLNISAAASACISRAIAWRDEHLGQSGDLSPEDAQALRERFYVLAIKQRKRLFKKAP; encoded by the coding sequence ATGTCGGGTGGTGGTGCGCGCTACGAGCGCTACGAGCGGGAGCAGTTCGAGCCGGAGCAGTTCCTGCTCGACGTGCGCAAGGAGAAGATTGACCGCGTCGTCAGTCACCGGACGCGCAACTTCACGGTGGTCCTCGACCGGTTGGAGGACAGCTTCAACATGGCCGCGGTGCTGCGCACCTGTGAGTCCATGGGCGTGCAGGAAGTCCACATCGTCATCAACCCGGAGGCCCCCTTCGTTCCCAACTCGAGGGTGGCCCAGGGCTGCGACAAGTGGCTGGACGTGAAGCTGTACAAGAGCTTCGCCGAGTGCCGCGAGCACCTGAAGTCCCGAGGCTTCTCGCTGTACGCCTCCGCCATCCAGGACGGGGCCACCAGCCTCTACACGCTGCGCTTCGACGGGAAGATGGCGCTCGTGTTCGGCAACGAGCGCCACGGCGTGAGCGACGAGGTCCTGGCCGGCGTGGACGGCACGTTCTGGGTTCCCATGAAGGGGTTCAGCCAGAGCCTGAACATCTCCGCCGCCGCGTCCGCCTGCATCAGCCGGGCGATTGCCTGGCGGGACGAGCACCTGGGGCAGTCGGGAGACCTCTCCCCCGAGGATGCCCAGGCCCTGCGCGAGCGCTTCTACGTGCTGGCCATCAAACAGAGGAAGCGCCTGTTCAAGAAGGCCCCGTGA
- a CDS encoding LolA family protein, which yields MFLEALLATLLSAPATPAAAQAKPPPAAQTAPAASAPAAPAAAKPMTPEVKSLVDRMQAFYEKTGDFRAGFRQDYKYKTFRRTQTSEGTVTYKKPGLMRWEYLKPSPRTFVLAGNKVYAYDPAAQSLTVANVDTSQLSASVTFLFGKGKLADEFNITKGTCKDCKGTLLVLDPLKNEPRFRQVRLEVDPSTAQVLKSTVVDPDGSENAITFLDLKTNVGIDTDSFKLDVPDDTRVDDFTKAKKQ from the coding sequence ATGTTCCTCGAAGCCCTGCTCGCCACGCTCCTGTCCGCCCCCGCCACCCCCGCCGCTGCCCAGGCGAAGCCGCCTCCCGCGGCCCAGACGGCACCCGCGGCCAGCGCGCCCGCGGCCCCTGCCGCCGCGAAGCCCATGACGCCGGAAGTGAAGTCCCTGGTGGACCGGATGCAGGCCTTCTACGAGAAGACCGGCGACTTCCGCGCGGGCTTCCGCCAGGACTACAAGTACAAGACGTTCCGCCGCACGCAGACGTCCGAGGGCACCGTCACCTACAAGAAGCCTGGCCTCATGCGCTGGGAGTACCTGAAGCCCTCGCCGCGCACCTTCGTGCTGGCGGGCAACAAGGTGTACGCGTACGACCCGGCGGCGCAGAGCCTCACCGTGGCCAACGTGGACACCAGCCAGCTCTCCGCGTCGGTGACGTTCCTCTTCGGCAAGGGGAAGCTCGCGGACGAGTTCAACATCACCAAGGGCACCTGCAAGGACTGCAAGGGCACGCTGCTGGTGTTGGACCCGCTGAAGAACGAGCCGCGCTTCCGTCAGGTCCGTCTGGAGGTGGACCCGTCCACGGCCCAGGTGCTCAAGAGCACGGTGGTGGACCCGGACGGCAGCGAGAACGCCATCACCTTCCTCGACCTGAAGACGAACGTGGGCATCGACACGGACAGCTTCAAGCTGGACGTGCCGGACGACACCCGCGTGGACGACTTCACCAAGGCGAAGAAGCAGTAA
- the rimO gene encoding 30S ribosomal protein S12 methylthiotransferase RimO, whose product METTTPKSLYMMTLGCPKNRVDSEVMLGTLRHRGYTLVQEASDAEVIVVNTCAFIGPAKQESVDSILEMAELKKSGACQTLVVTGCLSQRYGEELAKEMPEVDHFLGTSAYAQIGDLLAAEASPRQVIPDPDYIHDANTPRINSMPKYTAYLKISEGCDNACAFCIIPTLRGGQRSRTIDDIVAEAKQLADSGVQELNLVAQDLTAYGHDLPGRPKLHDLLKALVQVDVKWIRLHYAYPRIFPDELIDVMASEPKIARYLDMPVQHVSDKLLLSMKRGRNSEFLKGLLTKLRERVPGLVMRTSLIVGLPGETEEDFEMLKEFVKTQRFERLGVFQYSDEEGTAAYDLPDKVPQKTIERRWREVMAIQKRINREQNKKLVGKRLEVLVEGPAPETEHLLVGRHQGQAPDIDGMVYINDGLAYPGELVTVEVTEAHDYDLVARVVERPDPKQREHTARDAHPAPLPLSVMQRPAPRAE is encoded by the coding sequence GTGGAAACCACCACCCCCAAGAGCCTGTACATGATGACCCTCGGCTGCCCGAAGAACCGGGTGGACTCCGAGGTGATGCTGGGCACGCTGCGCCACCGCGGCTACACGCTGGTGCAGGAGGCGTCCGACGCCGAGGTCATCGTCGTCAACACGTGCGCCTTCATCGGTCCCGCCAAGCAGGAGTCGGTGGACTCCATCCTGGAGATGGCCGAGCTGAAGAAGTCCGGGGCCTGCCAGACGCTGGTGGTGACGGGCTGCCTGTCCCAGCGCTACGGCGAGGAGCTGGCCAAGGAGATGCCGGAGGTCGACCACTTCCTGGGCACCAGCGCCTACGCCCAGATTGGTGACCTGCTGGCCGCCGAGGCCTCGCCGCGTCAGGTGATTCCCGACCCGGACTACATCCACGACGCCAACACGCCGCGCATCAACTCGATGCCGAAGTACACGGCGTACCTGAAGATTTCCGAGGGCTGCGACAACGCCTGCGCCTTCTGCATCATCCCCACGCTGCGCGGCGGGCAGCGCTCGCGGACCATCGACGACATCGTCGCCGAGGCGAAGCAGCTCGCGGACAGCGGCGTGCAGGAGCTGAACCTCGTCGCGCAGGACCTGACGGCCTACGGGCATGACCTGCCGGGCCGCCCGAAGCTGCACGACCTGCTCAAGGCGCTGGTGCAGGTGGACGTGAAGTGGATCCGCCTCCACTACGCCTACCCGCGCATCTTCCCGGACGAGCTCATCGACGTGATGGCCTCGGAGCCGAAGATTGCCCGCTACCTGGACATGCCGGTGCAGCACGTCAGCGACAAGCTGCTCTTGTCCATGAAGCGCGGCCGCAACTCGGAGTTCCTCAAGGGCCTGCTGACGAAGCTGCGGGAGCGCGTGCCCGGGCTGGTGATGCGCACCTCGCTCATCGTCGGCCTGCCGGGTGAGACGGAAGAGGACTTCGAGATGCTGAAGGAGTTCGTGAAGACGCAGCGCTTCGAGCGCCTGGGCGTCTTCCAGTACTCCGACGAAGAGGGCACCGCCGCGTACGACTTGCCGGACAAGGTGCCGCAGAAGACCATCGAGCGCCGCTGGCGCGAGGTCATGGCCATCCAGAAGCGCATCAACCGCGAGCAGAACAAGAAGCTCGTGGGCAAGCGCCTGGAGGTGCTGGTGGAGGGCCCCGCGCCGGAGACGGAGCACCTGCTGGTGGGCCGCCACCAGGGCCAGGCGCCGGACATCGACGGCATGGTCTACATCAACGACGGCCTGGCGTACCCGGGGGAGCTCGTCACCGTGGAGGTGACGGAGGCCCACGACTACGACCTGGTGGCCCGCGTGGTGGAGCGCCCGGACCCGAAGCAGCGCGAGCACACCGCGCGCGACGCGCACCCGGCCCCGCTGCCGCTGTCCGTCATGCAGCGTCCGGCCCCTCGCGCGGAGTAG
- a CDS encoding YajQ family cyclic di-GMP-binding protein produces MPSFDVVSKIDLAELDNAVNQTKKELSTRYDFQGTHADVVLAPDHTAITVKANSEDRVQAAKEVLLAKLAKRNISLFALEYGDIEKTGLHNVKQTIKLQQGIPVDKSKELVKLLKESKMKVQGSIQADQLRVTGKNRDDLQAAIALFRKEQDRLKLDMQFTNFRD; encoded by the coding sequence ATGCCATCCTTCGACGTCGTCTCGAAAATCGACCTCGCTGAGCTCGACAACGCGGTCAACCAGACCAAGAAGGAGCTCAGCACCCGGTACGACTTCCAGGGCACCCATGCGGATGTCGTGCTGGCGCCGGACCATACCGCCATCACCGTGAAGGCCAACAGCGAGGACCGCGTCCAGGCCGCCAAGGAAGTGCTCCTGGCGAAGCTGGCCAAGCGGAACATCAGCCTGTTCGCGCTGGAGTATGGCGACATCGAGAAGACGGGCCTTCACAACGTGAAGCAGACCATCAAGCTCCAGCAGGGCATCCCCGTGGACAAGTCCAAGGAGCTGGTGAAGCTGCTGAAGGAGTCCAAGATGAAGGTCCAGGGCTCCATCCAAGCCGACCAGCTCCGCGTCACGGGCAAGAACCGGGACGACCTCCAGGCGGCCATCGCCCTGTTCCGCAAGGAGCAGGACCGGCTGAAGCTGGACATGCAGTTCACCAACTTCCGCGATTGA
- a CDS encoding ribonuclease J translates to MLQVIPLGGLGEIGLNSMVIACRGELLLIDAGLMFPSSGMPGVDIIIPDFSHLKQNAAQLKGVLLTHGHEDHLGALPYLLNEVPVPVYGTRFTLAMARHRLEELGIEADLREIEPREPFTVGTAFRVEASRVTHTVPDAVGFILRTPEGTLIHTGDFKLDPDPIDGLRTDLERWGEAGEEGVLCLLSDSTNSEVTEETGSERVVEQTFERLFQGATGRIIVALFSSNLHRVRHLLALAERLGRKVALQGRSMLRNVEMARALGYLDVPDSLFVHVDTVPALPAQRVLVLTTGAQGEPRAGLSQLAAGDGPVRLNPGDLVVLSSRPIPGNERSVGALIDALQWRGAKVAYAQVEPGIHVSGHASQPQQRRVLDLVRPAHFIPVHGEGRHLHKHLLTAREAGLEPAQCLLAQDGDIITFEEGRGRFTGSVPSGRVLKDRFGPGRVTPDTLQERIRLSETGIVAAVVVLQRDSQKVVAGPQLSGQGLSLDEQVLLPRVAQDARAFFEELSPVLRGDDALVREELTRAVRRAFRAYTAKRALVVPLVVRV, encoded by the coding sequence ATGCTTCAAGTCATACCCCTGGGCGGCCTGGGCGAAATCGGCCTCAACTCCATGGTCATCGCCTGCCGTGGGGAGCTGCTGCTCATCGACGCCGGGCTGATGTTCCCCTCCTCGGGGATGCCCGGCGTGGACATCATCATCCCGGACTTCAGCCACCTGAAGCAGAACGCCGCGCAGCTCAAGGGCGTGCTGCTCACGCATGGCCATGAGGACCACCTGGGCGCGCTGCCCTACCTGCTCAACGAGGTGCCCGTCCCCGTCTACGGCACGCGCTTCACCCTGGCCATGGCGCGCCACCGGCTGGAGGAGCTGGGCATCGAGGCGGACCTGCGCGAAATCGAGCCGCGCGAGCCCTTCACCGTGGGCACGGCCTTCCGCGTGGAGGCCAGCCGCGTCACGCACACCGTGCCGGACGCGGTGGGCTTCATCCTGCGCACGCCCGAAGGCACCCTCATCCACACCGGCGACTTCAAGCTGGACCCGGACCCCATCGACGGGCTGCGCACGGACCTGGAGCGCTGGGGCGAGGCCGGCGAGGAGGGCGTGCTGTGCCTGCTCTCCGACTCCACCAACTCCGAGGTGACGGAGGAGACGGGCAGCGAGCGCGTGGTGGAGCAGACCTTCGAGCGCCTCTTCCAGGGCGCCACCGGGCGCATCATCGTCGCCCTCTTCTCCTCCAACCTCCACCGGGTGCGGCACCTGCTGGCGCTGGCCGAGCGGCTGGGGCGCAAGGTGGCCCTGCAGGGCCGCAGCATGCTCCGCAACGTGGAGATGGCGCGGGCGCTGGGCTACCTGGACGTGCCCGACTCGCTCTTCGTCCACGTGGACACGGTGCCGGCGCTGCCCGCGCAGCGGGTGCTGGTGCTGACCACCGGCGCCCAGGGCGAGCCGCGGGCCGGGCTGTCCCAGCTCGCGGCGGGGGACGGGCCGGTGCGGCTGAACCCCGGCGACCTGGTGGTGCTCAGCTCGCGCCCCATCCCCGGCAACGAGCGCTCCGTGGGCGCGCTCATCGACGCGCTCCAGTGGCGCGGGGCGAAGGTGGCCTATGCCCAGGTGGAGCCGGGCATCCACGTCTCCGGCCACGCCAGCCAGCCCCAGCAGCGGCGCGTGCTGGACCTGGTGCGCCCGGCCCACTTCATCCCCGTCCACGGCGAGGGCCGCCACCTGCACAAGCACCTGCTCACCGCGCGCGAGGCCGGCCTGGAGCCCGCCCAGTGCCTGCTGGCGCAGGACGGCGACATCATCACCTTCGAGGAGGGCCGGGGGCGCTTCACCGGCAGCGTCCCGTCCGGACGCGTCCTGAAGGACCGGTTCGGCCCCGGCCGGGTGACGCCGGACACGCTCCAGGAGCGCATCCGGCTGTCGGAGACGGGCATCGTGGCCGCGGTGGTGGTGCTCCAGCGGGACTCCCAGAAGGTGGTGGCGGGGCCGCAGTTGTCCGGCCAGGGCCTGTCCCTGGACGAACAGGTCCTCCTCCCCCGGGTGGCCCAGGACGCGCGGGCGTTCTTCGAGGAGCTGTCCCCCGTCCTGCGGGGCGATGACGCCCTGGTGAGAGAGGAACTCACCCGCGCCGTGCGGCGGGCCTTCAGGGCGTACACCGCCAAGCGCGCCCTGGTGGTGCCCTTGGTCGTCCGGGTGTAG